One window of Agromyces rhizosphaerae genomic DNA carries:
- the rfbB gene encoding dTDP-glucose 4,6-dehydratase, which yields MKILVTGGAGFIGSNFVHHLIEHTDHDVTVLDVLTYAGNRASLDGLPEDRFRFVRGDIVDAQLVDRLFADHDAVVHYAAESHNDNSLEDPRPFLDTNIIGTYTLLEAARRHGTRYHHISTDEVYGDLELDDPARFTEQTPYNPSSPYSSTKAGSDLLVRAWVRSFGVQATISNCSNNYGPYQHVEKFIPRQITNVLRGERPKLYGTGENVRDWIHADDHSSAVLAILERGEIGETYLIGADGERNNKDVVELILTQLGQPSDAYDHVKDRPGHDMRYAIDSTKLRTELGWAPRYSDFEAGLAATIDWYRENEAWWAPQKDATEARYTAQGQ from the coding sequence ATGAAGATCCTCGTGACCGGCGGTGCCGGCTTCATCGGCTCCAACTTCGTCCACCACCTCATCGAGCACACCGACCACGACGTCACCGTGCTCGACGTCCTGACCTACGCGGGCAACCGCGCGTCGCTCGACGGCCTGCCCGAGGACCGCTTCCGGTTCGTCCGCGGCGACATCGTCGACGCGCAGCTCGTCGACCGCCTCTTCGCCGACCACGACGCGGTCGTGCACTACGCGGCGGAGAGCCACAACGACAACTCGCTCGAGGACCCGCGCCCGTTCCTCGACACGAACATCATCGGCACGTACACGCTGCTCGAGGCCGCGCGCCGCCACGGCACCCGCTACCACCACATCTCCACCGACGAGGTCTACGGCGACCTCGAACTCGACGACCCCGCGCGGTTCACCGAGCAGACGCCCTACAACCCCTCGAGCCCGTACTCGTCGACGAAGGCCGGCAGCGACCTGCTGGTGCGCGCGTGGGTGCGCTCGTTCGGCGTGCAGGCGACCATCTCGAACTGCTCGAACAACTACGGGCCGTACCAGCACGTCGAGAAGTTCATCCCGCGCCAGATCACCAACGTGCTCCGCGGCGAGCGCCCCAAGCTGTACGGCACGGGCGAGAACGTGCGCGACTGGATCCACGCCGACGACCACTCCTCGGCCGTGCTGGCGATCCTCGAGCGCGGCGAGATCGGCGAGACCTACCTCATCGGCGCCGACGGCGAGCGCAACAACAAGGACGTCGTGGAGCTCATCCTGACCCAGCTGGGCCAGCCGTCCGACGCGTACGACCACGTCAAGGACCGCCCGGGCCACGACATGCGATACGCGATCGATTCGACCAAGCTGCGCACCGAGCTCGGCTGGGCGCCGCGATACTCCGACTTCGAGGCCGGCCTCGCCGCGACCATCGACTGGTACCGCGAGAACGAGGCCTGGTGGGCGCCCCAGAAAGATGCCACTGAGGCCCGCTACACCGCCCAGGGGCAGTGA
- the rfbD gene encoding dTDP-4-dehydrorhamnose reductase, protein MSRYLVTGATGMLGTDLQAALEGREVTALGRGDLDITDADAVADAVAGHDVVVNAAAYTKVDDAESHEDAAYAVNATGAGNLAAAAALHGARIVQYSTDYVFDGAATVPYAEDTPHAPISAYGRTKAAGERLVLERAGDAAFVIRTAWLYGAHGPNFARTMLRLAESKDTWSVVDDQVGQPTWTADLAAKTVELLDSDAPGGVYHGTNGGRTSWFGFARAVLEESGLDPDRITPTDSSAFVRPAPRPAFSVLGHDGWARAGLAPMRPWRDALAAAVRSGVLSD, encoded by the coding sequence GTGAGCCGCTACCTCGTCACCGGTGCGACCGGGATGCTGGGGACCGACCTGCAGGCCGCGCTCGAGGGGCGCGAGGTGACCGCACTCGGGCGCGGGGACCTCGACATCACCGATGCGGATGCCGTGGCCGACGCCGTCGCCGGGCACGACGTGGTCGTCAACGCCGCCGCCTACACGAAGGTCGACGACGCGGAGTCCCACGAGGACGCCGCATACGCGGTGAACGCCACCGGGGCCGGGAACCTCGCCGCCGCCGCCGCGCTGCACGGCGCCCGGATCGTGCAGTACTCGACCGACTACGTCTTCGACGGCGCCGCGACGGTGCCCTACGCCGAGGACACCCCGCACGCCCCGATCTCCGCCTACGGGCGCACCAAGGCGGCCGGCGAGCGACTCGTGCTCGAGCGCGCCGGCGACGCGGCGTTCGTCATCCGCACGGCCTGGCTCTACGGCGCGCACGGCCCGAACTTCGCCAGGACCATGCTGAGGCTCGCGGAGTCCAAGGACACCTGGAGCGTCGTCGACGACCAGGTGGGCCAGCCGACCTGGACCGCGGACCTCGCGGCGAAGACGGTCGAGCTGCTCGACTCGGATGCACCGGGCGGCGTCTACCACGGCACCAACGGCGGCCGCACCTCGTGGTTCGGCTTCGCCCGTGCGGTGCTCGAGGAGTCGGGGCTCGACCCCGACCGGATCACCCCCACGGACAGCTCCGCGTTCGTGCGCCCGGCGCCGCGGCCCGCGTTCTCCGTGCTCGGCCACGACGGGTGGGCGCGGGCGGGGCTCGCACCCATGCGCCCGTGGCGGGACGCCCTCGCGGCGGCCGTGCGGTCGGGCGTCCTCTCCGACTGA
- a CDS encoding glycosyltransferase family 2 protein, with protein sequence MSDASAARTEAWIDAAGHADGDVDEMVASVIAAGIPSHAVRVVSTEDDPPVRADGVRVIPADVEVLNREWRASGAEFLMLVRRGRAEPETVDRVTGFLDRFPEVEVAYGDSVAAKDSSPLTRPRFSPIRLRSNDYLGPIVVVRRSVLERLGGFRPEARRAQVLDLVLRADEAGLDIALVPAVLAREDLADVDFASSAEAQDRVVRDHLDRCGVVAEMEHVRPFTRRLRYRIEGDPLVSIVIPTRGGSAHVAGAERVLVVEAIRGIVDRSTYRNLEFVVVCDRETPDDVVAELRELCGDRLRIVLWDAPFNFSAKMNRGAAAASGEYLLLLNDDVEVVTDDWIESMLGLARQRGVGMVGAMLYFEDSTIQHAGQIYTGGVAGHAAFGWTGGRDDLLGTLATDHEVSGVTAACALIASDVYAEVGGFTLSLPGNYNDVDLNMKVRGTGRSVVFTPWARLYHFESKSRDPRILPSDIETLQSRWLRRMQVEMYSRML encoded by the coding sequence TTGAGCGACGCGTCCGCTGCTCGTACCGAGGCGTGGATCGACGCGGCCGGACACGCCGACGGGGACGTCGACGAGATGGTCGCCTCGGTGATCGCGGCCGGCATCCCGTCGCACGCGGTGCGCGTGGTGTCCACCGAGGACGACCCGCCCGTCCGCGCGGACGGGGTGCGCGTGATCCCGGCGGACGTCGAGGTGCTGAACCGAGAGTGGCGTGCGTCCGGCGCCGAGTTCCTCATGCTCGTGCGACGCGGCCGGGCGGAACCGGAGACGGTCGATCGCGTGACGGGCTTCCTCGACCGCTTCCCGGAGGTCGAGGTCGCGTACGGCGACTCGGTCGCCGCGAAGGACTCGAGCCCGCTGACGCGCCCGCGCTTCTCGCCGATCCGGCTGCGCAGCAACGACTACCTCGGCCCGATCGTGGTGGTCCGCAGGTCCGTGCTCGAGCGGCTCGGCGGGTTCCGTCCCGAGGCGCGCCGGGCACAGGTGCTCGACCTGGTGCTCCGGGCCGATGAGGCCGGGCTCGACATCGCGCTCGTCCCCGCGGTGCTCGCGCGCGAGGACCTTGCCGACGTCGACTTCGCCTCGAGCGCCGAGGCGCAGGACCGCGTCGTGCGGGACCACCTCGACCGCTGCGGTGTCGTCGCCGAGATGGAGCATGTGCGCCCGTTCACGCGGCGGCTGCGCTACCGCATCGAGGGCGACCCGCTGGTCTCCATCGTCATCCCGACCCGTGGCGGGTCGGCGCACGTGGCGGGTGCGGAGCGCGTGCTCGTGGTCGAGGCGATCCGCGGGATCGTGGACCGCTCGACCTATCGCAACCTGGAGTTCGTGGTCGTCTGCGATCGCGAGACCCCCGACGACGTCGTCGCCGAGCTGCGCGAGCTCTGCGGGGACCGCCTGCGCATCGTGCTCTGGGACGCGCCGTTCAACTTCAGCGCGAAGATGAACCGGGGCGCCGCCGCGGCGAGCGGCGAGTACCTGCTCCTGCTGAACGACGACGTCGAGGTGGTGACCGACGACTGGATCGAGTCGATGCTCGGGCTCGCCCGGCAGCGCGGCGTGGGCATGGTCGGCGCGATGCTCTACTTCGAGGACTCCACCATCCAGCACGCCGGCCAGATCTACACCGGCGGCGTCGCGGGTCACGCCGCGTTCGGCTGGACCGGTGGGCGCGACGACCTGCTCGGCACGCTCGCGACCGACCACGAGGTGTCCGGCGTCACTGCCGCCTGCGCGCTGATCGCGAGCGACGTCTACGCCGAGGTCGGGGGGTTCACGCTCTCCCTGCCGGGCAACTACAACGACGTCGACCTGAACATGAAGGTCCGGGGGACCGGTCGGTCGGTGGTGTTCACGCCGTGGGCGCGGCTGTACCACTTCGAGTCCAAGTCGCGCGACCCGCGCATCCTGCCGTCGGACATCGAGACGCTGCAGTCGCGATGGCTGCGGCGGATGCAGGTCGAGATGTACTCGCGAATGCTCTGA